The following coding sequences lie in one Pseudarthrobacter phenanthrenivorans Sphe3 genomic window:
- a CDS encoding VOC family protein produces the protein MSLRLNTVTTVLPVDDPARARRFYTEKLGLPHRGKADDGSELLGSDGGPMLQLMPVSDGKHSDHTALSFEVTDIEKTVRDMESRGVQFQDYDLPNLKTENHICTTDSEKCAWFMDTEHNILCVHEKLGVQAEYEL, from the coding sequence ATGAGCCTTAGATTGAACACAGTCACAACCGTCCTGCCGGTCGATGATCCGGCGCGGGCCCGCAGGTTCTACACCGAAAAACTCGGACTCCCGCACCGCGGCAAGGCAGATGACGGTAGCGAACTACTCGGCAGCGACGGCGGTCCGATGCTGCAGTTGATGCCGGTTTCGGACGGGAAGCACTCCGACCATACGGCCTTGAGCTTCGAGGTCACGGACATCGAGAAAACCGTCCGCGACATGGAGTCCAGGGGCGTGCAGTTCCAGGACTACGACCTGCCGAACCTGAAGACAGAGAACCATATCTGCACCACGGACTCGGAAAAGTGCGCCTGGTTCATGGACACGGAGCACAACATCCTCTGCGTGCATGAGAAGCTCGGCGTGCAGGCTGAATACGAGCTGTAA
- the paaZ gene encoding phenylacetic acid degradation bifunctional protein PaaZ yields the protein MTTTATAPEATVDTVETVPSFVLDSWWTPDAGSAASATPVRDASTGEVLAKVSTEGLDLAEVVDYGRTTGQEELGRLTFHQRALKLKELAQYLHARREHFYTFSAQTGATKVDNLIDIDGGIGVLFTFGSKGRRELPNSQVVVDGPMEVLSKDGSFAGEHIYTRIPGVAVQINAFNFPVWGMLEKFAPAFIAGVPTIVKPATPTGYVAAAVVKAIVESNILPKGSLQLISGSVRGLLDVLDYRDLVAFTGSASTALSLKSHPNVVQGGVRFTSETDSLNAAILGPDAVEGTPEFDAFVKSVVTEMTAKAGQKCTAIRRAIVPQDLVPAVSAAVGKRISERIVLGDPRADGVTMGALASVEQLNDVRAAVQSMLDAGGELAYGTLDSPSVTSADGTTGVVEGGAFMAPVLLNWQDPEAEEVHSLEAFGPVSSVIGYKDLADAVRLAARGSGSLVATVCTNDPEVARELVTGIAAHHGRVLMLNREDARSSTGHGSPVPHLVHGGPGRAGGGEELGGIRSVMHHMQRTAIQGSPNMLTAVTGVWHAGADRNFTVETEGTHPFRKSLETLRIGDAVRSDLRQVMLEDITAFANSTGDTFYAHTNQEAAEANPFFPGIVAHGYLLLAWGAGLFVEPAPGPVLANYGLENLRFITPVAAGDSIRVTLTAKKITPRETDEYGEVAWDAVLTNQNDEIVATYDVLTLVEK from the coding sequence ATGACCACCACTGCCACAGCTCCCGAGGCCACGGTCGACACCGTCGAGACAGTGCCCAGCTTCGTCCTGGATTCCTGGTGGACGCCCGACGCCGGATCGGCCGCGTCCGCGACGCCCGTCAGGGATGCGAGCACCGGGGAAGTCCTGGCCAAGGTGAGTACCGAAGGGCTGGACCTGGCCGAGGTGGTCGACTACGGCCGGACCACCGGCCAGGAGGAACTGGGACGGCTGACCTTCCACCAGCGCGCCCTCAAGCTCAAGGAACTGGCGCAGTACCTGCACGCCCGGCGCGAGCACTTCTACACCTTCTCGGCGCAGACCGGTGCCACCAAAGTGGACAACCTGATCGATATCGACGGCGGCATCGGCGTCCTCTTCACCTTCGGGTCCAAGGGCCGGCGCGAGCTCCCCAACTCCCAGGTGGTGGTGGACGGGCCCATGGAGGTGCTGTCCAAGGACGGATCCTTCGCCGGCGAGCACATCTACACACGCATCCCGGGCGTGGCCGTGCAGATCAACGCCTTCAACTTCCCGGTCTGGGGGATGCTGGAGAAATTCGCGCCTGCCTTCATCGCCGGTGTGCCCACTATCGTCAAGCCGGCCACGCCCACCGGGTATGTGGCCGCAGCCGTGGTCAAGGCGATCGTCGAATCCAACATCCTGCCCAAGGGCTCGCTGCAACTGATTTCCGGCTCTGTCCGGGGGCTCCTGGACGTGCTGGACTACCGGGACCTGGTGGCCTTCACCGGCTCCGCCTCCACGGCGCTGTCCCTGAAGTCCCATCCCAACGTGGTCCAGGGCGGAGTCCGGTTCACCTCCGAAACAGACTCTCTGAACGCCGCCATCCTTGGCCCTGACGCCGTGGAGGGCACCCCCGAGTTCGACGCCTTCGTCAAGTCCGTGGTCACGGAAATGACCGCCAAGGCAGGCCAGAAGTGCACCGCCATCCGCCGGGCCATCGTGCCGCAGGACCTGGTCCCGGCAGTGTCCGCTGCCGTCGGCAAGCGCATCAGTGAGCGGATTGTCCTGGGCGATCCGCGGGCAGACGGCGTGACCATGGGCGCACTCGCCTCTGTGGAGCAGCTCAATGACGTCCGGGCTGCCGTCCAATCAATGCTCGACGCCGGAGGTGAGCTTGCGTACGGAACGCTCGATTCGCCGTCGGTCACCTCTGCCGACGGAACCACCGGAGTGGTGGAAGGCGGCGCGTTCATGGCGCCGGTCCTGCTGAACTGGCAGGACCCCGAAGCGGAGGAAGTCCACTCACTGGAGGCGTTCGGTCCCGTCTCATCGGTGATCGGCTACAAGGACCTTGCCGACGCCGTCCGCCTCGCCGCCCGCGGCAGCGGCTCCCTGGTGGCCACCGTCTGCACCAACGATCCCGAGGTGGCGCGCGAACTGGTCACCGGCATCGCAGCCCACCACGGCCGCGTGCTCATGCTCAACCGGGAGGACGCCCGCAGCTCCACCGGCCACGGCTCGCCGGTCCCGCACCTGGTCCACGGCGGCCCCGGCCGCGCCGGCGGCGGCGAGGAACTGGGCGGCATCCGGTCGGTGATGCACCACATGCAGCGCACCGCCATCCAAGGCTCGCCCAACATGCTCACCGCAGTCACCGGCGTCTGGCATGCCGGCGCGGACCGCAACTTCACGGTTGAGACCGAGGGGACGCACCCGTTCCGGAAGTCGCTGGAGACGCTGCGGATCGGCGACGCCGTCCGGTCCGACCTGCGGCAGGTCATGCTGGAGGACATCACCGCGTTCGCCAACTCCACCGGGGACACGTTCTACGCCCACACCAACCAGGAGGCCGCGGAAGCCAATCCGTTCTTCCCGGGGATTGTGGCGCATGGCTACCTGCTGCTCGCGTGGGGCGCGGGACTGTTCGTGGAGCCGGCGCCGGGCCCTGTCCTGGCCAACTACGGCCTGGAAAACCTGCGCTTCATCACTCCGGTGGCCGCAGGGGACTCCATCCGCGTGACCCTGACCGCCAAGAAGATCACCCCCCGCGAAACGGACGAGTACGGCGAGGTGGCCTGGGACGCAGTCCTCACGAACCAGAACGACGAGATCGTGGCCACCTACGACGTCCTCACCCTCGTGGAGAAGTAG
- a CDS encoding PaaI family thioesterase, with the protein MSAPSPKETAEEQQPAHELWKITLGELDEKMGVKIVEESVERVVATMPVEGNRQSFGLLHGGASLAVGEAVGSWAAVIHASTMGKTAVGVDVSATHHRSAREGLVTITATPIHLGGTLTTHEVLITNEAGQRLCTLRITNLLMRRHK; encoded by the coding sequence ATGAGCGCGCCGTCACCCAAGGAAACTGCGGAAGAGCAGCAGCCTGCCCACGAGCTGTGGAAGATCACCCTCGGCGAGCTGGACGAGAAAATGGGCGTGAAGATCGTCGAGGAGTCCGTGGAGCGGGTAGTGGCCACCATGCCGGTGGAGGGGAACCGGCAGTCCTTCGGCCTGCTGCATGGCGGGGCGTCCTTGGCCGTGGGCGAAGCGGTGGGTTCCTGGGCCGCGGTCATCCACGCAAGCACCATGGGCAAGACGGCGGTGGGCGTGGACGTCTCGGCCACGCATCACCGTTCCGCCCGGGAAGGGCTGGTGACCATCACGGCAACGCCCATCCATCTGGGCGGCACCCTCACCACCCACGAGGTGCTCATCACCAACGAGGCGGGCCAGCGGCTCTGCACCCTGCGCATCACCAACCTGCTGATGCGGCGCCACAAGTAG
- a CDS encoding S1 family peptidase, producing MRAGLARLLTAGAAAGLLASSGFAAGPVRAADGSELPAPSATATQPTSSPGLSEAALEEAVARDLGLTPEEFAAAGERGTQAAAAAGKLRDVPGYLGIRLQDGRIVVSGSGDELHAAVAALAADVPGLTVEAPPVPEETPQPAPEETPQPVPDPGSKLALSTEQLFKAYLDEVGPRGLQAVLSAGGKFVIRTGADNSAEAGKDAGGTPSTTPGAAAPGKISPAEFVARFANVELDGGAPLGPEADVPGGVGYIADTGWVCSTGFSAFDPAGLPSVLTAGHCTSDGTAQTAELEFQFNRTGLLGRFGFSQFGGPGNSPVVEDPLDPDNLGNVGTDVAVVESLRADLDPIPAASTWGDPSEPEPDVKIIGTADPVAGMEVCRSGRSSFWSCGTIAGVGIIVVPGPNYAQDSLDLRAFRGFASYDVQSSGGDSGGPWVSGNYAVGTHAAGETAGSANVAIGATLKDGLAVLPGYELELFLNKPAVSSPAPGGTYEGGQVISGKVPAAPASDVPANSAVRITIEGQDPFEVPVGADGSWSFTAPDSNETLRFTAETVNGYSASGTAAFEFASAVPARPAPPVTPPAGTNPAPSPAGTEDGGGSTAVVPSPVNTPPADLVDTGYDRRSRGTTGDLAYTGASALPAAGAAAAAILVGALLMVLVRRRKQHSAR from the coding sequence GTGAGGGCCGGCCTGGCGCGTTTGCTCACTGCCGGCGCCGCGGCGGGACTGCTCGCTTCATCCGGCTTCGCCGCCGGTCCCGTCCGGGCCGCCGACGGTTCCGAACTCCCGGCCCCTTCAGCCACTGCCACGCAGCCCACTAGCAGCCCAGGCTTGTCCGAGGCGGCCCTTGAGGAAGCTGTTGCCCGGGACCTTGGCCTGACGCCCGAAGAGTTCGCTGCTGCCGGTGAGCGGGGGACCCAGGCGGCCGCTGCTGCGGGGAAGCTCCGCGACGTTCCGGGATACCTGGGAATCCGGCTGCAGGACGGCAGGATTGTGGTGTCCGGATCCGGGGACGAACTGCACGCGGCGGTGGCCGCGCTCGCTGCGGATGTCCCAGGACTCACCGTTGAAGCTCCGCCGGTCCCGGAAGAGACTCCGCAGCCCGCCCCGGAAGAGACTCCACAGCCCGTCCCGGATCCGGGTTCCAAGCTGGCACTGAGCACTGAACAGCTCTTCAAGGCGTACCTCGACGAAGTGGGGCCGCGTGGCTTGCAGGCGGTGCTTTCGGCTGGCGGCAAGTTTGTCATCCGGACCGGAGCCGACAACTCCGCAGAAGCCGGAAAGGACGCGGGCGGAACGCCCTCCACCACGCCCGGCGCCGCCGCCCCAGGCAAGATCTCGCCGGCAGAGTTCGTGGCGCGGTTCGCCAACGTGGAGCTCGACGGCGGCGCGCCCCTTGGGCCTGAGGCCGACGTTCCCGGGGGAGTGGGTTACATCGCCGACACCGGGTGGGTCTGCTCCACCGGTTTTTCCGCCTTCGATCCGGCCGGCCTGCCGTCCGTCCTGACCGCGGGCCACTGCACTTCTGACGGCACCGCCCAGACGGCCGAACTGGAGTTCCAGTTCAACCGCACAGGCCTGCTGGGCCGGTTCGGCTTCAGCCAGTTCGGCGGTCCGGGGAACTCTCCGGTGGTGGAAGATCCGCTGGACCCGGACAACCTGGGCAATGTAGGTACGGATGTGGCCGTGGTGGAATCCCTGCGCGCCGACCTTGATCCGATTCCGGCCGCCAGTACCTGGGGTGACCCGTCGGAGCCGGAACCTGACGTCAAGATCATCGGCACTGCGGATCCGGTTGCGGGAATGGAGGTCTGCAGGTCGGGACGGTCGTCCTTCTGGTCCTGCGGCACGATTGCAGGGGTGGGCATTATCGTGGTGCCCGGCCCGAACTACGCCCAGGACTCCCTGGACTTGCGGGCTTTCCGTGGTTTCGCTTCCTACGATGTCCAGTCCAGCGGCGGAGACTCGGGCGGTCCCTGGGTGAGCGGAAACTATGCCGTGGGAACGCATGCAGCAGGTGAGACGGCGGGTTCGGCCAATGTGGCTATCGGGGCAACGCTGAAAGACGGCCTCGCGGTCCTGCCTGGCTATGAACTGGAGTTGTTCCTGAACAAACCGGCCGTTTCGTCACCGGCGCCGGGTGGCACGTATGAAGGCGGGCAGGTTATCAGCGGGAAGGTTCCCGCCGCCCCCGCCTCTGACGTCCCGGCAAACTCAGCAGTGCGGATCACCATTGAGGGACAGGATCCGTTCGAGGTCCCGGTGGGCGCTGACGGCAGTTGGAGCTTCACAGCGCCGGACAGTAACGAAACGCTCCGTTTCACGGCAGAAACAGTCAATGGGTACAGCGCTTCGGGCACTGCGGCATTTGAGTTCGCCTCCGCGGTGCCTGCCCGGCCTGCGCCCCCGGTCACGCCCCCAGCTGGAACCAACCCCGCCCCGTCCCCCGCGGGGACGGAGGACGGGGGCGGCAGCACCGCCGTCGTACCTTCCCCCGTCAACACCCCTCCTGCTGACCTGGTGGACACCGGGTACGACCGCCGAAGCAGGGGTACCACAGGCGACCTGGCCTACACAGGTGCCAGCGCGCTTCCGGCAGCAGGTGCCGCGGCAGCTGCGATCCTGGTGGGCGCCCTGCTGATGGTGCTGGTCCGTCGCCGGAAGCAGCATTCGGCCAGGTAG
- a CDS encoding tyrosine-protein phosphatase, with translation MEKPGRSMDWDGAVNAWHVAGGVYRMGRREWLTERGWRQAYDDGVRTVIDLRNSAEARRRDTDPVVNGAAWSGMTVVSAPTEEPGDPRLTAVTGPYLNDPAHYAENARIFPEKLAGVFRELAAASVRGAVVLHCAAGRDRSGMVAAMVQDLAGDSDQDIAEAYRRAARGINERYRTHGPPHDRERYLAEDELAPLLEARGQAVARFVRELDTRGFLLDHGLTAAELDAVLALCGAGVAR, from the coding sequence ATGGAGAAACCGGGCAGGTCCATGGACTGGGATGGTGCTGTCAACGCGTGGCATGTGGCGGGCGGCGTCTACCGCATGGGCCGGCGGGAATGGCTCACGGAAAGAGGATGGCGCCAGGCATACGACGACGGCGTCAGGACCGTGATCGATCTCCGCAACAGTGCAGAGGCGCGCCGGAGGGACACGGACCCCGTGGTCAATGGCGCTGCGTGGTCCGGAATGACGGTGGTTTCGGCGCCCACGGAGGAGCCTGGCGATCCGCGGCTCACTGCAGTGACCGGACCCTACCTCAACGATCCTGCCCATTATGCGGAGAATGCCCGGATCTTCCCGGAGAAGCTCGCGGGGGTTTTCCGGGAGCTGGCTGCCGCCTCGGTCCGGGGCGCCGTGGTGCTGCATTGCGCAGCAGGGCGCGACCGCAGCGGCATGGTGGCCGCCATGGTGCAGGACCTCGCGGGGGATTCCGACCAGGACATTGCCGAGGCATACCGGCGCGCGGCCCGCGGCATCAACGAGCGCTACCGGACCCATGGCCCGCCCCACGACCGGGAGCGCTACCTCGCCGAGGACGAACTTGCGCCGCTGCTTGAGGCGCGCGGACAGGCCGTTGCCCGCTTCGTCCGTGAACTGGATACCCGCGGGTTCCTCCTTGATCACGGGCTGACCGCGGCGGAGTTGGATGCAGTCCTCGCCCTTTGCGGAGCGGGGGTGGCCCGGTGA
- a CDS encoding SGNH/GDSL hydrolase family protein: protein MRQTAARRRHSAFAAGLASLVMAMGFTAIPADAAPQTKAEYVALGDSYTAGTGAGAAERPLGVDCWQSTPGYVNNVAKTGNVNLAANAACHGAVLSRFSPFYDQVLLTPTVHEQIDSLVMDGRLSGDTDLVSITAGANDLGFAYVLGVCAFYSDIECQGAVAQATSGDSLALLTGGLVQTYRTIRAVAPNSQITALGYPLLFDPNSSFAPLPAAKQMLINQATLVVNSTIANAAAAADVQYVDVTGRFAGHEVNSSDPWLQLSPTDFTADYNFHPTPEGHRAYAAGLLAAVKPGQLARR, encoded by the coding sequence TTGAGACAAACAGCAGCACGACGGCGTCACTCGGCTTTTGCAGCGGGCCTCGCCAGCCTTGTCATGGCGATGGGCTTTACAGCAATTCCCGCGGATGCGGCACCCCAGACCAAAGCTGAATACGTGGCGCTGGGCGACTCCTACACGGCCGGGACTGGTGCAGGCGCGGCAGAACGGCCACTTGGAGTTGACTGCTGGCAGAGCACTCCGGGATATGTAAACAATGTGGCGAAGACGGGCAACGTGAACCTGGCCGCCAACGCGGCATGTCATGGCGCTGTGCTTTCCCGATTCAGCCCTTTTTATGACCAGGTGCTTTTGACGCCGACCGTGCACGAGCAGATCGACTCGCTTGTAATGGACGGACGCCTTTCCGGAGACACTGACCTTGTGTCCATAACTGCAGGAGCCAACGACCTTGGTTTTGCCTACGTCCTGGGCGTGTGCGCCTTCTATAGCGACATTGAATGCCAGGGAGCAGTGGCTCAGGCCACTTCAGGTGACTCCCTCGCGCTGCTAACTGGGGGTCTCGTGCAAACCTACAGGACCATTCGTGCAGTTGCCCCAAATTCGCAAATCACTGCGCTGGGCTACCCGCTTCTGTTTGATCCCAATAGCTCATTTGCTCCCCTTCCAGCGGCCAAACAAATGCTCATCAATCAGGCCACGCTGGTCGTGAACTCCACTATTGCAAACGCGGCCGCCGCCGCCGACGTGCAGTATGTCGATGTGACCGGACGGTTCGCCGGGCACGAAGTGAACTCCTCAGATCCGTGGCTGCAGCTATCCCCAACGGACTTCACAGCAGACTACAACTTCCACCCCACGCCCGAAGGCCATCGCGCCTATGCCGCCGGACTTCTCGCCGCAGTCAAGCCCGGACAACTGGCACGACGATAA
- a CDS encoding GNAT family N-acetyltransferase produces the protein MTFLEPLTLTGRHVILEPLSGEHHDALVDASRDGELWRLWYTSVPSPEEMAAEIQRRLALQEQGSMLPFTTRLIDPATGGPGRVIGMTTYMNIDAGTPRLEIGSTWNAASAQGTGTNADSKLLLLRHAFEVLGCPAVEFRTHWLNHQSRAAIERLGAKQDGILRSHSRTRDGLLRDTVVFSILEHEWPMVRAGLEYRLARRG, from the coding sequence GTGACTTTCCTAGAACCCCTTACCCTCACCGGGCGGCACGTAATCCTGGAACCACTGTCCGGTGAGCATCACGACGCACTTGTGGACGCTTCCCGGGACGGCGAGCTGTGGCGGCTTTGGTACACATCTGTGCCGTCGCCCGAGGAGATGGCAGCCGAGATCCAGCGGCGGCTCGCGTTGCAGGAGCAGGGGTCCATGCTGCCCTTTACCACCCGGCTGATCGATCCCGCCACCGGTGGCCCCGGCCGGGTCATCGGGATGACCACCTACATGAATATCGACGCCGGGACGCCCCGCCTGGAGATCGGCTCCACCTGGAATGCGGCTTCTGCGCAGGGAACAGGGACCAACGCCGACTCAAAGCTGCTGCTCCTGCGCCATGCGTTTGAGGTGCTTGGCTGCCCGGCGGTGGAGTTCCGGACCCACTGGCTCAACCACCAGTCGAGGGCGGCCATCGAGCGGCTTGGCGCCAAACAGGACGGCATCCTTCGCAGCCACTCCCGCACCCGGGACGGACTCCTGCGGGACACCGTGGTGTTCTCCATCCTTGAGCACGAATGGCCCATGGTCCGGGCGGGCCTGGAGTACAGGCTCGCCCGGCGCGGGTGA
- a CDS encoding DUF6480 family protein: MSGSNPDPEEDKITGLEPGGGVPPGETPPGEASTTTTQGHDEHGTKKSTQVFWIAIIAAVVLLSLLYFVGYIVGFFD; the protein is encoded by the coding sequence GTGTCAGGAAGCAATCCGGATCCGGAAGAAGACAAGATCACAGGCCTGGAGCCGGGCGGCGGGGTTCCGCCAGGGGAAACGCCCCCAGGGGAAGCCTCCACCACCACCACGCAGGGGCACGACGAACACGGCACGAAGAAAAGCACCCAGGTCTTCTGGATCGCCATCATCGCGGCGGTAGTCCTGCTCTCGCTCCTATATTTCGTCGGCTACATCGTCGGGTTCTTCGACTAG
- a CDS encoding 3-hydroxyacyl-CoA dehydrogenase family protein has product MNLPKPAAGLPARVGVLGGGRMGAGIAHAFLVKGADVLVVERDDQSAEAARERVESAAAKSIERGMTDANLDEMVSRLAVGVDYDAFADRQLVVEAVPEDWDLKVTSLRGIEERLGHDAFLASNTSSLSVNGLAGELKRPENFLGLHFFNPVPASTLIEVVLGERTSPELAAAAKGWVEALGKTAVVVNDAPGFASSRLGVAIALEAMRMVEEGVASAEDIDAAMVLGYKHPTGPLRTTDIVGLDVRLGIAEYLHSTLGERFAPPRILRDKVARGELGRKTGKGFFDWPGQ; this is encoded by the coding sequence ATGAACCTACCGAAACCTGCCGCCGGCCTGCCAGCACGCGTAGGTGTCCTGGGCGGCGGACGCATGGGTGCCGGCATCGCCCACGCCTTCTTGGTCAAGGGCGCCGATGTACTGGTGGTGGAGCGGGACGACCAGTCTGCGGAAGCGGCCCGGGAACGGGTTGAATCCGCCGCTGCCAAGAGCATTGAGCGCGGAATGACGGACGCCAACCTGGACGAGATGGTGTCCCGGCTGGCCGTCGGCGTGGACTATGACGCGTTCGCGGACCGTCAGCTCGTGGTGGAGGCCGTCCCCGAGGACTGGGACCTGAAAGTCACCTCGCTGCGGGGCATCGAGGAGCGGCTGGGCCACGACGCATTCCTTGCCTCCAACACGTCCTCGCTTTCCGTCAACGGCCTGGCCGGGGAGCTGAAGCGGCCGGAGAACTTCCTGGGACTGCATTTCTTCAACCCCGTACCGGCGTCCACGCTCATCGAAGTGGTGCTGGGCGAGCGCACGTCTCCCGAGCTCGCTGCCGCCGCGAAAGGGTGGGTGGAGGCACTCGGCAAGACCGCCGTCGTCGTGAATGATGCTCCCGGATTTGCCTCCTCCCGGCTGGGCGTAGCCATTGCCCTGGAGGCCATGCGCATGGTGGAGGAGGGGGTGGCGTCCGCGGAGGACATCGATGCTGCCATGGTCCTGGGCTACAAGCACCCCACCGGCCCGCTGCGGACCACGGATATCGTGGGCCTGGATGTCCGCCTGGGGATCGCGGAATACCTGCACTCGACCCTCGGCGAGCGTTTTGCCCCGCCCCGGATCCTTCGGGACAAAGTGGCCCGGGGAGAACTGGGACGCAAGACCGGTAAGGGCTTTTTTGACTGGCCCGGCCAGTAA
- a CDS encoding enoyl-CoA hydratase/isomerase family protein: protein MPGAVDLAAEKFHALLVEERSDRVVVLLNRPEVRNAIDQQMVDELHVVCTALEQNPKVLIIAGADGVFASGADIGQLRERRRDDALQGINSTIFVRIAKLPMPVIAALDGYCLGGGAELAYAADFRIATPGVRIGNPETGLGILAAAGASWRLKELVGEPVAKQILLAGKVLGADEALAVNLITEIHAPAELLDAAHNLADRIGRQDPLAVRITKSVFHAPAEAHPLIDQLAQGILFESEAKFHRMQQFLDRNAAKKADRKADTETGEKN, encoded by the coding sequence ATGCCGGGCGCCGTCGACCTGGCCGCCGAGAAGTTCCACGCCCTCCTGGTGGAGGAGCGCAGCGACCGGGTGGTGGTGCTGCTGAACCGGCCGGAGGTGCGCAACGCCATCGACCAGCAAATGGTGGACGAACTGCACGTGGTCTGCACCGCCCTGGAGCAGAACCCCAAGGTGCTGATCATCGCCGGGGCGGACGGTGTATTCGCCTCGGGGGCGGACATCGGGCAGCTGCGCGAGCGGCGCCGGGACGACGCCCTGCAAGGCATCAATTCCACCATCTTCGTCCGGATCGCCAAACTGCCCATGCCCGTGATTGCCGCCCTGGACGGGTACTGCCTGGGCGGCGGCGCCGAGCTCGCCTATGCAGCCGACTTCAGGATCGCGACGCCAGGTGTTCGGATCGGCAACCCGGAAACAGGGCTGGGCATCCTCGCCGCCGCCGGCGCCAGCTGGCGGCTCAAGGAACTGGTGGGGGAGCCCGTGGCCAAACAGATCCTGCTCGCCGGCAAGGTCCTCGGCGCCGACGAGGCCCTGGCCGTCAACCTCATCACCGAGATCCATGCCCCAGCGGAGCTTCTGGATGCGGCGCACAACCTGGCGGACAGGATCGGGCGGCAGGATCCCCTGGCTGTACGGATCACCAAGTCCGTGTTCCACGCACCGGCAGAGGCGCATCCGCTGATCGACCAGCTGGCCCAGGGCATCCTCTTCGAATCCGAGGCCAAGTTCCACCGGATGCAGCAGTTCCTGGACAGAAACGCTGCCAAGAAGGCCGACAGGAAAGCCGACACCGAGACCGGAGAGAAGAACTGA
- a CDS encoding thiolase family protein, which produces MAATAGPQAFLVGGVRTPVGKYGGALSSVRPDDLAALVLREAVQRAGLDPDSIDEVILGNANGAGEENRNVARMATLLAGLPLHIPGITVNRLCSSGLSAIIQASHMIKAGAADIVIAGGVESMSRAPWVQEKPAAAFAKPGQIFDTSIGWRFTNPHFQHGALSRDGKMTYSMPETAEEVARVDSISRDDADAFAVRSHQRALDAIAAGRFKDEIVPVTVKSRKSETVVDTDEGPRADTSMDVLAGLKPVTHGGSVVTAGNSSSLNDGASAIIVASEAAIERLGLTPRARIIDGASAGCEPEIMGIGPVPATQKVLKRSGLSVGDLDAVELNEAFATQSLACIRRLGLEPDIVNNDGGAIALGHPLGSSGARIAITLLGRMEREDAKVGLATMCIGVGQGTAMLLEKV; this is translated from the coding sequence ATGGCTGCAACCGCAGGTCCGCAGGCTTTCCTTGTTGGCGGGGTCCGAACGCCAGTGGGCAAATACGGCGGGGCGCTCTCGTCAGTCCGTCCCGACGACCTCGCAGCCCTGGTGCTCCGCGAGGCCGTGCAGCGTGCGGGCCTGGATCCGGACAGCATCGACGAAGTCATCCTGGGCAACGCCAACGGTGCCGGGGAAGAGAACCGCAACGTGGCCCGCATGGCTACACTCCTGGCGGGTCTTCCCCTCCATATTCCAGGCATCACCGTGAACCGCTTGTGCTCATCAGGATTGAGCGCCATCATCCAGGCCAGCCACATGATCAAGGCCGGCGCGGCTGACATCGTGATCGCGGGCGGGGTGGAGTCCATGAGCCGGGCCCCCTGGGTCCAGGAGAAGCCCGCCGCCGCCTTCGCCAAACCGGGCCAGATCTTTGACACCTCCATCGGCTGGCGGTTCACCAATCCCCACTTCCAGCACGGCGCCCTGTCCCGGGACGGCAAGATGACCTACTCGATGCCGGAAACCGCTGAAGAAGTGGCCCGCGTTGACAGTATTTCCCGCGACGACGCCGACGCTTTCGCCGTCCGCTCGCACCAGCGTGCCCTGGACGCGATAGCAGCCGGAAGGTTCAAGGACGAGATCGTTCCCGTCACCGTGAAGAGCCGGAAGTCCGAGACCGTGGTGGACACGGACGAAGGACCCCGAGCAGACACCAGCATGGACGTCCTCGCCGGGCTCAAGCCCGTCACCCACGGCGGATCCGTGGTCACCGCCGGCAACTCCTCCTCCCTCAACGACGGAGCGTCGGCCATTATCGTGGCATCGGAAGCGGCCATCGAGCGGCTGGGCCTGACGCCCCGTGCGCGGATCATCGACGGCGCCTCCGCAGGCTGCGAGCCTGAGATTATGGGGATCGGCCCCGTTCCTGCCACGCAGAAGGTCCTCAAGCGGAGCGGCCTCAGCGTCGGTGACCTGGACGCCGTCGAACTCAATGAAGCCTTTGCCACGCAGTCCCTTGCCTGCATCCGGCGCCTTGGGCTGGAGCCGGACATCGTGAACAACGACGGCGGCGCGATCGCCCTGGGGCATCCGCTGGGTTCCAGCGGGGCACGGATCGCCATCACCCTGCTGGGCCGGATGGAGCGTGAGGACGCCAAGGTGGGCCTGGCCACCATGTGCATTGGCGTGGGGCAGGGCACCGCCATGCTGCTGGAGAAGGTCTGA